One Natrinema marinum genomic window carries:
- a CDS encoding PAS domain S-box protein, translating to MVRGLEESEAIPVSVLAVGSSEWIRTATAGLTDRSVTVFESVATAAEVTTERLDAADCVLTDDRDVLAAVDGACPTVYAVDPAADESIDRLRSDGADDVVAKTTIREPPLLAHRLRQTVRFASAQSATDRDAEWYQTLIEQSSDLLVVIDETGTITYVSPAVERVGGFDRDELYGSHILEYVHPDDEGSVTDEFDAVQSGGIGTTRSVEYKCQHADGSWYVHKAALTNRLDDGLVDGVIASIRDITEYHRIEQELTESFKRVTDAFYALDRDWRFTYVNDRALELLDIERSELLGRKILDFFPEMEGTQFQASALEAMDEQEPKTIEAYFESYDVWIEARIYPSPSGISVYWRDVTDRVERDQDLAERTERLQTLVENVPVVLFVLDEDGTVTLLEGRGLKNLDADSTEAVGTSFFDILEGYPEVCANARAALDGEQIHSQSRVDDQFFETWYRPIVDDGEVDRVIGVASDITERVQYQETLNALHEASSHLLAVESKQAACEYIVDVATDVLDLDSVVYRFDDRNNELEPAAYSQTIESGFGSPPRLGPNDSIAWETFVTGEASVFDDIRTEDAVYDEATAARSGLYVPLGEHGVLVALSTEVSRYDTDTVELAQLFATAAEAALDRIGRTRRLHDRERELKRQNRHLERVNDANEVRQEIEQLLLMADSRAEIERGVPERLAELEACSMAWIGEPDPSGNQLQARSHAGLNRGYLDAVTVTTVDESAAEPTGQAARTRTPVSVANVAESVHDGEWRGTALSRNFQSVYAVPLVYDGFLYGVLSIYGDERNAFDETLRETLAELGETIAYAIDAVKRKNALLGDNRTEVELEVGADATLCRLAAHLGEPVTYEGATMLADGSQLVFAAVEGPADDVAEAVDHAILEGISDLSTIAEHEGETLLQLRLSDAFLGSIVDTHGARLREFVADESDGRAIIEVPDAVEIREVLSGVNRSGPSVSMVARREQATDDRSTLSGPARNALLETFTDRQREVVQTAYHGGFFEWPRQATGEEVADSLAISSPAFHKHVRSAERKLFAALFEGSAAAGVN from the coding sequence ATGGTTCGCGGTCTCGAGGAGTCCGAAGCGATTCCAGTATCCGTCCTCGCCGTCGGCTCGTCGGAGTGGATCCGAACGGCGACGGCGGGGCTCACCGACAGATCGGTGACCGTGTTCGAATCCGTGGCGACCGCAGCCGAGGTGACGACGGAGCGGCTGGACGCAGCCGACTGCGTCCTGACGGACGACCGGGACGTGCTCGCGGCCGTCGACGGGGCGTGTCCGACCGTCTACGCCGTCGATCCGGCGGCCGACGAGTCGATCGACCGGCTCCGCAGCGACGGGGCCGACGATGTGGTCGCCAAGACAACCATTCGGGAGCCGCCGCTGCTGGCCCATCGGCTTCGGCAGACGGTTCGGTTCGCGTCGGCACAGTCGGCGACCGATCGCGATGCGGAGTGGTATCAGACGCTGATCGAACAGTCCTCGGACCTGCTCGTCGTCATCGACGAGACCGGCACCATCACGTACGTCAGCCCGGCGGTCGAACGCGTCGGCGGGTTCGATCGAGACGAGCTGTACGGCTCGCACATCCTCGAGTACGTCCACCCGGACGACGAGGGATCCGTGACCGACGAGTTCGACGCCGTCCAGTCGGGGGGGATCGGGACGACCCGATCGGTCGAGTACAAGTGCCAGCACGCGGACGGTTCCTGGTACGTTCACAAGGCCGCCCTGACGAACCGACTCGACGACGGACTCGTCGACGGCGTCATCGCCTCTATTCGTGATATCACCGAGTATCACCGAATCGAACAGGAGTTGACCGAATCGTTCAAGCGGGTGACCGACGCGTTCTACGCGCTCGATCGGGACTGGCGCTTTACGTACGTCAACGACCGTGCGCTCGAGTTGCTCGATATCGAGCGATCGGAGCTACTCGGACGGAAGATCCTCGACTTCTTCCCCGAGATGGAGGGGACGCAGTTCCAGGCGAGCGCCCTCGAGGCGATGGACGAGCAGGAGCCGAAGACGATCGAGGCGTACTTCGAGTCCTACGACGTGTGGATCGAAGCCCGGATCTACCCCTCGCCGTCGGGAATCTCGGTCTACTGGCGGGACGTGACCGACCGCGTCGAGCGCGATCAGGATCTGGCAGAGCGAACGGAGCGGTTACAGACGCTGGTCGAGAACGTCCCCGTCGTCCTGTTCGTTCTCGACGAGGACGGAACGGTAACGCTCCTCGAGGGACGCGGCCTGAAGAACCTCGACGCCGACTCCACGGAGGCCGTCGGAACGTCGTTTTTCGATATCCTCGAGGGCTACCCCGAGGTCTGTGCGAACGCGAGGGCGGCACTCGACGGCGAGCAGATCCACTCCCAGAGTCGCGTCGACGACCAATTTTTCGAGACCTGGTACCGGCCGATCGTCGACGACGGCGAGGTCGACCGCGTGATCGGGGTCGCCAGCGATATCACCGAACGGGTCCAGTATCAGGAGACGCTCAACGCTCTTCACGAGGCGAGCAGCCACCTGCTGGCCGTCGAATCGAAGCAGGCCGCCTGTGAGTACATCGTCGACGTCGCGACCGACGTCCTCGACCTCGACAGCGTGGTCTACCGGTTCGACGACCGGAACAACGAACTCGAGCCGGCGGCGTACTCGCAGACGATCGAGTCGGGGTTCGGCTCGCCGCCGCGGCTCGGACCGAACGACAGCATCGCCTGGGAGACGTTCGTCACCGGAGAAGCCTCGGTCTTCGACGATATCAGGACCGAAGACGCCGTCTACGACGAGGCGACGGCCGCCCGAAGCGGACTGTACGTCCCGCTTGGCGAACACGGCGTCCTCGTCGCGCTCTCGACCGAGGTCAGCCGATACGACACCGACACCGTTGAACTCGCACAGCTGTTCGCGACGGCGGCGGAAGCGGCGCTCGATCGGATCGGCCGGACTCGCCGCCTCCACGACCGCGAACGCGAACTCAAGCGACAGAACCGCCACCTCGAGCGGGTCAACGACGCCAACGAGGTGCGCCAGGAGATCGAACAGCTTCTCCTCATGGCCGACTCCCGCGCCGAGATCGAACGCGGTGTTCCCGAACGCCTCGCCGAGCTCGAGGCGTGTTCGATGGCCTGGATCGGCGAGCCCGACCCGAGCGGCAACCAACTGCAGGCGCGGTCCCACGCCGGACTCAACCGCGGCTACCTCGACGCGGTGACGGTGACGACCGTCGACGAGTCGGCCGCCGAACCGACTGGGCAGGCGGCCCGGACGCGGACCCCAGTCTCCGTCGCGAACGTCGCGGAGTCGGTCCACGACGGCGAGTGGCGCGGGACGGCGCTGTCGCGGAACTTCCAGTCGGTGTACGCGGTGCCGCTCGTCTACGACGGATTCCTCTACGGCGTGCTCTCGATCTACGGCGACGAGCGCAACGCGTTCGACGAGACGCTCCGCGAGACTCTGGCGGAACTCGGCGAGACGATCGCCTACGCGATCGACGCCGTCAAGCGCAAGAACGCGCTGCTGGGCGACAACCGGACCGAGGTGGAACTCGAGGTTGGGGCCGACGCGACGCTGTGTCGGCTCGCCGCCCACCTCGGCGAACCCGTGACCTACGAGGGGGCGACGATGCTGGCCGACGGGTCGCAACTCGTTTTCGCCGCCGTCGAGGGGCCGGCTGACGACGTGGCCGAGGCCGTCGATCACGCGATTCTCGAGGGGATTAGCGACCTGTCGACGATCGCCGAGCACGAGGGCGAGACGTTGCTCCAGCTTCGACTGAGCGATGCGTTTCTGGGGTCGATCGTCGATACGCACGGCGCGCGATTGCGGGAGTTCGTTGCCGACGAATCGGACGGCCGCGCGATCATCGAGGTCCCCGACGCGGTCGAGATCCGCGAGGTCCTCTCCGGCGTCAATCGCAGCGGGCCGTCGGTATCGATGGTCGCCCGGCGCGAGCAGGCGACCGACGATCGCTCGACGCTCAGCGGTCCCGCGCGCAACGCGTTACTCGAGACGTTCACTGACCGCCAGCGCGAAGTCGTACAGACGGCCTACCACGGCGGCTTCTTCGAGTGGCCGCGACAGGCGACCGGCGAGGAGGTCGCCGACTCGCTGGCGATTTCCTCCCCGGCCTTTCACAAGCACGTTCGGTCCGCAGAGCGGAAACTGTTCGCGGCGCTGTTCGAGGGATCGGCCGCCGCCGGGGTTAACTGA
- a CDS encoding HalOD1 output domain-containing protein, producing the protein MTEMSSRSPSTAMGDHYSVQYDRLDDEPLSVAVADAVATFRNQDVTELEPLHYSINADALERLFEPRPNGLRSSGSITFEYSDCLVTITADGEIRVESA; encoded by the coding sequence ATGACCGAGATGAGTTCACGATCACCGTCGACCGCGATGGGGGATCACTATTCCGTGCAGTATGATAGACTCGACGACGAACCGCTCAGCGTTGCCGTGGCGGACGCCGTCGCAACGTTCCGTAACCAGGATGTAACTGAACTCGAACCGCTCCATTACTCGATCAACGCCGACGCACTCGAGCGACTGTTCGAACCGCGGCCCAACGGGCTCCGCTCGAGCGGGTCGATAACGTTCGAGTACAGCGACTGTCTCGTGACGATCACCGCCGACGGCGAGATTCGCGTCGAATCAGCCTGA
- a CDS encoding universal stress protein, whose product MLTRILVPIDGSDPATAALEHALDIAADGGATVHLLNVADTNEPSLTRLGGDVVDVLEREGDDIVSEAAELADRRNVSVVTDVVQGDPRSVIVEYATTDEFDLIVMGAHGRRGLGEYVLGSVTDHVVNRSDVPVLTVRPTDDGPSTFPYGDILVPTDGSEHATAALELGVRFAAHHGARLHLLSVVDELPEVGDAGSAQLSDQLEANVQGVLDEAEGIAREGGIEEVTTTLATGSMPREVTSYADAEGIDLIVMGTHGHTGLDRHLLGSFTERVIRTAPVPVLTTTRADDLDD is encoded by the coding sequence ATGCTCACTCGGATCCTCGTTCCGATCGACGGGAGCGACCCCGCGACGGCGGCGCTGGAACACGCACTGGACATCGCCGCCGACGGGGGAGCGACGGTCCACCTGCTCAACGTCGCCGACACGAACGAGCCCAGTCTCACGCGACTCGGCGGCGATGTCGTCGATGTCCTCGAGCGAGAGGGTGACGACATCGTCTCGGAGGCTGCCGAACTGGCCGACCGACGGAACGTGTCGGTCGTCACCGACGTGGTGCAGGGGGACCCGCGCTCAGTAATCGTCGAGTACGCCACGACCGACGAGTTCGACCTGATCGTGATGGGCGCTCACGGCCGACGCGGATTGGGCGAGTACGTCCTCGGAAGCGTCACGGACCACGTCGTGAACCGAAGCGACGTGCCGGTGCTGACGGTTCGGCCGACCGACGACGGGCCGTCGACCTTCCCCTACGGCGATATCCTGGTGCCGACCGACGGGAGCGAGCACGCGACGGCGGCGCTGGAACTCGGCGTGAGGTTCGCCGCTCACCACGGCGCGCGATTGCACCTCCTCTCCGTCGTCGACGAACTCCCCGAGGTGGGCGACGCCGGATCGGCACAGCTCTCCGACCAACTCGAGGCGAACGTCCAGGGAGTCTTAGACGAGGCGGAGGGTATCGCCAGAGAGGGCGGCATCGAGGAGGTGACGACCACGCTCGCGACCGGCTCGATGCCGCGAGAGGTCACGTCCTACGCCGACGCGGAGGGGATCGATCTCATCGTGATGGGAACGCACGGTCACACCGGACTCGATCGACACCTGCTCGGCAGCTTTACCGAGCGCGTGATCCGAACGGCGCCGGTTCCCGTCCTCACGACGACGCGTGCCGACGACCTAGACGACTGA
- a CDS encoding aryl-sulfate sulfotransferase: protein MNAESLPSIDRVRSEITRNRLRAAFAVLILLSAAVVASAAASGGLSTASKADVPDAPPTENHTVVTESGRAGTITAYAPDGEVIYYNNTRTKYFDVDPVEGQPLTVEYAATDTIHTEKPYCGSPPCTRNVIERANLTTGEVEVLYKRYDPNELAAEWHDADRINETHFVVADMVHDQVFIVDTETEVVDWLWDAQSDFPLEGGHEWPRDWAHINDVEYIENGQMEGRIMVSLRNQDQVVFLDQQEGLLEDWTLGSENEYDTLNEQHNPDYIPESQGGPAILVADSENAQIKEFQREDGEWNQTWVWEDDRIQWPRDADRLPNGNTLIADTHGNRVMEVNESGAIVWQVGSSLPYEAERLETGDESTNGSSAASLGLESRTAAETGGDGGGGSDGLFGFEPLEFLGDLVETILPHRIYNGLLFVSPVWMGSSEFAAVGIALLAGLVWAGSEIRWQLHDAGVRLRLPVYRQGD from the coding sequence GTGAACGCAGAGTCGCTCCCGTCGATCGACCGCGTCCGGTCGGAGATCACGCGAAACCGGCTCCGGGCCGCCTTCGCCGTTCTCATCCTCCTCTCGGCGGCCGTCGTCGCCAGCGCGGCGGCGTCGGGTGGCCTCTCGACGGCGTCGAAAGCGGACGTTCCCGACGCGCCGCCGACGGAGAACCACACGGTCGTCACCGAATCGGGGCGAGCGGGGACGATCACCGCGTACGCGCCCGACGGCGAGGTTATCTACTACAACAACACGCGCACGAAGTACTTCGACGTCGACCCCGTCGAGGGTCAGCCCCTGACCGTCGAGTACGCCGCGACGGACACGATCCACACCGAGAAGCCGTACTGTGGTTCGCCGCCGTGTACCCGTAACGTCATCGAGCGCGCCAACCTCACGACCGGCGAGGTCGAGGTGCTCTACAAGCGCTACGATCCCAACGAACTCGCCGCCGAGTGGCACGACGCGGACCGAATCAACGAGACTCACTTCGTCGTCGCCGACATGGTCCACGATCAGGTGTTCATCGTCGACACCGAGACGGAGGTCGTCGACTGGCTCTGGGACGCCCAGAGCGACTTCCCGCTCGAGGGCGGCCACGAGTGGCCCCGCGACTGGGCACACATCAACGATGTCGAGTACATCGAGAACGGGCAGATGGAGGGCCGAATCATGGTCAGTCTGCGGAATCAGGACCAGGTCGTCTTCCTCGACCAGCAGGAGGGGCTGCTCGAGGACTGGACGCTCGGGTCCGAAAACGAGTACGACACCCTGAACGAACAGCACAACCCCGACTACATCCCCGAAAGTCAGGGCGGGCCCGCCATCCTCGTCGCCGACTCCGAGAACGCTCAGATCAAAGAGTTCCAGCGCGAGGACGGCGAGTGGAATCAGACCTGGGTCTGGGAGGACGACCGGATTCAGTGGCCCCGCGACGCCGACCGACTCCCGAACGGCAACACGCTGATCGCCGACACGCACGGCAACCGCGTCATGGAGGTCAACGAGTCCGGCGCGATCGTCTGGCAAGTCGGATCGTCGCTGCCCTACGAGGCCGAGCGCCTCGAGACCGGCGACGAGAGTACTAACGGATCGAGCGCGGCCTCCCTCGGCCTCGAGTCGCGCACGGCCGCCGAAACCGGCGGTGACGGTGGCGGCGGGAGCGACGGGCTGTTCGGCTTCGAACCCCTCGAGTTCCTCGGCGACCTCGTCGAGACGATCCTTCCGCATCGAATCTACAACGGGCTCCTCTTCGTGAGCCCGGTCTGGATGGGCTCTTCGGAGTTCGCCGCCGTCGGCATCGCCTTGCTGGCCGGGCTGGTGTGGGCCGGCTCCGAGATCAGGTGGCAGCTCCACGACGCCGGCGTCAGGCTTCGCCTCCCCGTCTACCGGCAGGGCGACTGA
- a CDS encoding DedA family protein: MSPLQLEGTPPWLESMFTSEVALAVFFGICILEGAMLLRFMPSELVVPAALALIGSTISQAIAIVALAVVGTTIGQFCLFCVVRRGGREYVLQTRWFPISESRLERFDGWFDRWGAIAVPVSNTMLFVRGLLTVPAGLSEMDGRTFVALSAAGSLSFQSILAGLYLFGGHLLA; the protein is encoded by the coding sequence ATGAGTCCGTTGCAACTCGAGGGGACGCCGCCCTGGCTCGAGTCGATGTTCACGTCGGAGGTCGCGTTGGCGGTGTTCTTCGGGATCTGTATCCTCGAGGGCGCAATGTTGTTGCGGTTCATGCCGAGCGAACTCGTCGTGCCGGCCGCGCTGGCGCTGATCGGCTCGACGATCTCTCAGGCGATCGCGATCGTCGCCCTCGCGGTCGTGGGGACGACGATCGGCCAGTTCTGTCTCTTCTGTGTCGTCCGTCGCGGGGGGCGAGAGTACGTCCTGCAGACGCGCTGGTTTCCGATCTCCGAGTCGCGTCTCGAGCGGTTCGACGGCTGGTTCGATCGGTGGGGAGCGATCGCCGTCCCGGTGAGTAACACGATGCTGTTCGTTCGCGGCCTGCTGACCGTCCCCGCGGGGCTGTCGGAGATGGACGGCCGGACGTTCGTCGCGCTGTCGGCCGCCGGCTCGCTGTCTTTCCAGTCGATACTGGCCGGGCTCTACCTGTTCGGTGGCCACCTGCTGGCGTGA
- a CDS encoding metal-dependent hydrolase encodes METGRILFLAGAFATHAVVGYALVYAFTDADPRLGLVFGLLPDADFLFPATLAWPFVHRGLTHTPLFALAVVAGVYAVGRDRDLAAAVALAIGSHLAIDSLSPKGIDWLFPLETSWSPGLPVHSPAATVVLWTAAIVLIAWRATGRPFHG; translated from the coding sequence ATGGAGACGGGTCGAATCCTGTTTCTCGCGGGCGCGTTCGCGACCCACGCCGTCGTCGGGTACGCGCTGGTCTACGCCTTCACCGACGCTGATCCCCGCCTCGGGCTCGTCTTCGGCCTCCTCCCGGATGCGGACTTCCTCTTTCCCGCGACCCTAGCATGGCCGTTCGTCCACCGCGGGCTCACGCACACGCCGCTGTTCGCGCTGGCGGTCGTCGCCGGCGTCTACGCGGTCGGTCGCGATCGTGACCTCGCGGCCGCCGTCGCGCTGGCGATCGGCTCGCACCTCGCGATCGACTCGCTCTCGCCGAAGGGGATCGACTGGCTGTTCCCGCTCGAGACGTCGTGGAGCCCCGGCCTGCCGGTACATAGCCCGGCCGCGACGGTGGTGCTCTGGACGGCGGCGATCGTACTCATCGCGTGGCGGGCGACCGGACGCCCGTTCCACGGCTGA
- a CDS encoding metal-dependent hydrolase: protein MYQEGHSGFNALLYAPFLPVVADTASLELALVGALIAIGVANLPDIDQRLPLIDHRGPTHTAWFAALVGVAVGVGTAAALPESPQGFRFGFAVGTCGILAHLAGDVVTPMGIAPFAPVWRRHVTLGWFKSKNARINRAVLLAGSSALAASVCLALVGPAAGL, encoded by the coding sequence ATGTATCAGGAAGGTCACTCCGGTTTCAACGCCCTGCTGTACGCCCCGTTTCTGCCGGTCGTCGCCGACACGGCGTCGCTCGAGCTGGCGCTGGTGGGAGCGCTGATCGCCATCGGCGTGGCCAACCTCCCCGATATCGATCAGCGACTGCCGTTGATCGACCACCGCGGTCCGACCCACACCGCTTGGTTCGCCGCGCTCGTCGGCGTGGCCGTCGGCGTCGGGACCGCCGCCGCGCTCCCCGAGTCGCCACAGGGGTTTCGATTCGGCTTCGCCGTTGGAACGTGTGGCATCCTCGCCCACCTCGCCGGCGACGTGGTGACGCCGATGGGGATCGCGCCGTTCGCGCCCGTCTGGCGGCGACACGTCACGCTCGGCTGGTTCAAATCCAAGAACGCGCGGATCAACCGCGCCGTGTTGCTCGCCGGCTCGAGCGCGCTGGCCGCGTCGGTGTGTCTGGCGCTCGTCGGCCCCGCAGCGGGCCTCTGA
- a CDS encoding lysylphosphatidylglycerol synthase transmembrane domain-containing protein, with translation MDERNRRAFIIGGLGTIAVFAVLFFAVGARRVVDSLLSADPSLIGATFALALCWLAAWSLMLRTVLAALDVHVPLVKSFFVYAGAVFANNVTPFGQAGGEPVAALLISKVSDARYETGLVGIASVDVINVVPSIALILVGVAYYATTAALGSRLETAVGSAVALITAIVIVMILVWRYHDRLVERLPAIVAPRLGRLGLERFESDTLEADLRDRLGRFFENIERVATDRWRLAAVVGLSLCGWLFQTAALTVAFAALGYDVAPYVLLFVIPLANLAGAAPLPGGLGGIEAAFVTLLVPTTGIPASIVTAAVLIFRGAIYWMPVLIGGISVSAFGVRAVR, from the coding sequence ATGGACGAGCGTAACCGGCGCGCATTTATCATCGGCGGTCTCGGGACGATCGCTGTCTTTGCCGTCCTGTTCTTCGCGGTCGGTGCCCGTCGCGTCGTCGACTCGCTGCTGTCGGCGGACCCGTCGTTGATCGGAGCGACGTTCGCCCTCGCACTCTGCTGGTTGGCCGCCTGGAGCCTGATGCTCCGAACCGTGCTCGCCGCTCTTGACGTTCACGTGCCGCTCGTCAAGTCGTTCTTCGTCTACGCCGGCGCCGTCTTCGCCAACAACGTCACGCCGTTCGGTCAGGCCGGCGGCGAACCCGTCGCGGCGCTGCTCATCTCGAAGGTCTCCGACGCCCGCTACGAGACCGGCCTCGTCGGCATCGCGAGCGTCGACGTCATCAACGTCGTCCCCTCGATCGCGCTCATCCTCGTCGGCGTCGCCTACTACGCGACGACCGCCGCCCTGGGCAGCCGCCTCGAGACGGCCGTCGGCTCCGCGGTCGCCCTGATCACCGCCATCGTCATCGTCATGATCCTCGTCTGGCGATATCACGACCGACTCGTCGAGCGGCTCCCCGCTATCGTCGCGCCCCGTCTCGGCCGGCTCGGCCTCGAGCGCTTCGAGTCCGACACGCTCGAGGCAGACCTTCGCGATCGGCTGGGTCGATTCTTCGAGAACATCGAGCGCGTGGCGACCGATCGGTGGCGGCTCGCCGCTGTCGTCGGGCTGTCACTCTGTGGGTGGCTCTTCCAGACGGCGGCGCTTACGGTCGCGTTCGCCGCGCTCGGCTACGATGTCGCGCCCTACGTCCTGCTGTTCGTGATACCGCTCGCCAACCTCGCGGGCGCGGCTCCCCTGCCCGGCGGACTCGGCGGGATCGAGGCCGCATTCGTCACGCTGCTCGTGCCGACGACCGGGATTCCGGCGTCGATCGTCACCGCAGCCGTCCTCATCTTCCGGGGCGCGATCTACTGGATGCCGGTGTTGATCGGCGGCATCTCGGTCTCGGCGTTCGGCGTTCGGGCGGTCCGATAA
- a CDS encoding sulfatase produces the protein MDTTRQSNVLFVVLDTVRKDHLGPYGYGRETTPELSRFAEEATVFESAVAPAPWTLPVHASLFTGRYPSQHGADQGSPYLEGETTLAETLSAAGYDTACYSSNAWITPYTGLTDGFDAQDSFFEVLPGDVLSGPLASAWQAVNDNDYLHSLASKLVHLGAMAHSKLASGEGADSKTPSVIDRTRSFIDDSDSDEGWFAFINLMDAHLPYYPPEEYREEFAPGVDPDSVCQNSKEFNSGAREIDDEEWDDIRGLYDAEIAHMDAELGRLFDWLRETGQWEDTTVVVAADHGELHGEHDLYGHEFALYDQLINVPLLVKHPDLEADRRDDLVELLDCYHTVLDATGVDPAAVGTTAGDDGAVDRDRTRSLLSSEYRAFDGVNEADPGQRAVLGNEGSEAGTADGDYAFVEYAQPVIELHHLEEKASEAGIVLPDDHRAYSRLRAARSTDAKYVRADRIPDEGYRLDEDPAEASPVDPAADEIVAATEGALARFEEAVGGAWDDPDERVADAEDALSDADEETRDRLRELGYLE, from the coding sequence ATGGACACGACCCGTCAGTCGAACGTCCTCTTCGTCGTTCTGGACACGGTCCGAAAGGACCATCTCGGCCCGTACGGCTACGGGCGAGAGACGACGCCCGAACTCTCGCGGTTCGCCGAGGAGGCGACCGTCTTCGAGTCGGCGGTCGCCCCCGCGCCGTGGACGCTGCCGGTGCACGCTTCGCTGTTTACCGGCCGCTATCCCAGTCAACACGGGGCCGACCAGGGCAGCCCGTACCTCGAGGGCGAGACGACCCTCGCGGAGACCCTGTCGGCGGCCGGCTACGATACGGCGTGTTACTCCTCGAACGCCTGGATCACGCCCTACACCGGGCTCACCGACGGCTTCGACGCGCAGGACTCGTTCTTCGAGGTGCTCCCGGGCGACGTGCTCTCCGGCCCGCTGGCCAGCGCGTGGCAGGCGGTCAACGACAACGACTACCTCCACAGTCTGGCATCGAAACTCGTCCATCTTGGCGCGATGGCCCACTCGAAACTCGCCAGCGGCGAGGGTGCCGACTCGAAGACGCCCTCGGTTATCGACCGCACGAGATCGTTCATCGACGACAGCGACAGCGACGAGGGCTGGTTCGCCTTCATCAATCTGATGGACGCCCACCTGCCGTACTACCCGCCCGAGGAGTACCGCGAGGAGTTTGCCCCCGGCGTCGACCCCGACTCAGTCTGCCAGAACTCCAAGGAGTTCAATTCGGGCGCTCGAGAGATCGACGACGAGGAGTGGGACGACATTCGCGGCCTGTACGACGCCGAAATCGCCCACATGGACGCCGAACTCGGCCGCCTGTTCGATTGGCTGCGCGAGACCGGCCAGTGGGAGGACACCACCGTCGTCGTTGCGGCCGACCACGGCGAACTCCACGGCGAACACGACCTCTACGGCCACGAGTTCGCCCTCTACGACCAGCTCATCAACGTCCCGCTGCTGGTCAAACACCCCGACCTCGAGGCCGACCGGCGCGACGACCTCGTCGAACTGCTCGACTGCTATCACACGGTGTTGGACGCCACCGGTGTCGATCCCGCGGCCGTGGGGACGACGGCCGGCGACGATGGCGCCGTCGACCGCGACCGAACGCGGTCGCTGCTCTCGAGCGAGTATCGCGCCTTCGACGGAGTGAACGAGGCCGATCCCGGCCAGCGGGCCGTTCTCGGGAACGAGGGCAGCGAGGCAGGCACCGCCGACGGCGATTACGCGTTCGTCGAGTACGCCCAGCCGGTCATCGAACTCCACCACTTGGAGGAGAAGGCCAGCGAGGCCGGCATCGTGCTTCCCGACGATCACCGCGCGTACTCGCGGCTGCGCGCGGCCCGCAGCACCGACGCGAAGTACGTCCGTGCGGATCGCATTCCCGATGAAGGCTACCGGCTCGACGAGGACCCGGCCGAGGCGTCACCGGTCGATCCGGCCGCCGACGAGATCGTCGCCGCGACCGAAGGGGCGCTCGCCCGGTTCGAGGAGGCCGTCGGCGGCGCGTGGGACGATCCCGACGAGCGCGTCGCCGACGCCGAGGATGCGCTGTCCGACGCCGACGAGGAGACCCGCGACCGGCTCCGCGAACTCGGCTATCTCGAGTAG
- a CDS encoding glycosyltransferase family 4 protein — MKISHYFELEDHVTGGIRESVVHQRKMLDRLDCSYTTEPTLDADVFHCNLMGPRSVYYAMRARRRGIPVIAHTHVTAEDFGDSFRFTNALAKPLKPYLERAYGLADALVCPSEYNRRLIETYTDAPTTVISNGVDREKLEGFEALEEEYRERYDLSPPTVFLVGHVIKRKGLETFVELARRLPDLDFAWFGPLDLSLKGRETTALIENSPPNCTFTGFVDDIRGAYAAGDIFCFPTHEENEGIALLEAMSAGKPVLVRDIETFSWLEDGEDSLKVAEAGVDGFEAALERLRDADLRDRLGSNAAERSEKFSLETVANRYQSLYEEVA; from the coding sequence ATGAAGATCAGCCACTACTTCGAACTCGAGGACCACGTCACCGGCGGCATCCGAGAGTCTGTCGTTCACCAGCGGAAGATGCTGGATCGACTGGACTGCTCGTATACGACCGAGCCGACGCTCGACGCCGACGTATTTCACTGCAACCTCATGGGGCCGCGGTCGGTGTACTACGCGATGCGAGCGCGACGCCGGGGAATACCCGTCATCGCGCACACGCACGTGACCGCGGAGGACTTCGGCGACAGCTTCCGATTCACGAACGCCCTCGCGAAACCACTCAAGCCGTACCTCGAGCGCGCCTACGGGCTGGCCGACGCGCTGGTCTGTCCCTCGGAGTACAACCGACGGCTGATCGAGACCTACACCGACGCGCCGACGACGGTCATCTCGAACGGCGTCGACCGCGAGAAACTCGAGGGGTTCGAGGCGCTCGAAGAGGAGTACCGCGAGCGCTACGATCTCAGCCCACCGACGGTGTTCCTCGTCGGTCACGTGATCAAGCGCAAGGGACTGGAGACGTTCGTCGAACTGGCTAGGCGACTGCCCGACCTGGACTTCGCGTGGTTCGGCCCGCTGGACCTCTCGTTGAAGGGGCGGGAGACGACGGCGCTGATCGAGAACTCGCCCCCCAACTGCACGTTCACCGGCTTCGTCGACGACATCCGCGGCGCGTACGCGGCCGGCGACATCTTCTGTTTCCCGACCCACGAGGAGAACGAGGGGATCGCGCTGCTGGAAGCGATGAGCGCCGGCAAGCCGGTGTTAGTCCGCGACATCGAGACGTTCTCGTGGCTCGAGGACGGCGAGGACAGTCTGAAGGTCGCGGAAGCGGGCGTCGACGGGTTCGAAGCCGCGTTGGAGCGGCTCAGAGACGCCGATCTCAGAGATCGACTCGGATCGAACGCGGCCGAACGCAGCGAGAAGTTCTCGCTCGAGACGGTCGCGAACCGCTATCAGTCGCTGTACGAGGAGGTGGCCTGA